From Leifsonia sp. fls2-241-R2A-40a, one genomic window encodes:
- a CDS encoding glycosyltransferase, with amino-acid sequence MNAWMSGARRTLGRLLPPQSRPGKALRAGKEAARTFRSELRPPAALPGRVGPGLTDYDEWRAQQPPLDPLPAGATTTFLVVVETTGADDEQESARVQTTLDSLTAQVAVEPRPLVLRTGTPLRELLPDVEEDFVLFLKAGSVLDPHALEQVAKEHRVDPVRRVIAFDSDRLAADGKRVSPLFRPVWSPEIMLGANYLGRAFAIRVPDAGAVTGVTLDDHGIWRLLLHSELTDASVGRVPHVLLSVPDDPSAPATAEDAAMLARALRDRGEDATAEVSNGVVRVRFQPERWPSVSIVVPTRHSRANLERLLPSLAQTDYPEFDVTVVDNGGETEENEAWYASLDPGIPLRHVWWHEEPFNYSRVNTVTARGTAGEVLVFLNDDTEVADAGWLRELVGMLHREGVGTVGFQHRTADGRVQHGGVMIGPGGFAANLFAGMDPEADTLIGPVRWYRNTLAVTAACVGIRRDLFEEVGGFDERFQLTGSDVVLGLDQVIRGRRNVVIPFDAVRHFESLTRGGTAPRADSFASYWRYQPWLASGDPYISPNVCRLVEVPRFAAKDDPPPLQLTMAGLGRPWKSDAQQSTISEDATALLPLATITAEEVAHVIDTHRTTTGRREVRTINWLLPGFDLPFFGGVNTTLRIADKLAREHGVVNRFLVNGHPANEFYESAIVAAFPGLAGSEVGNYYGTEEGLAAVPPADAAIATFWLTARDVAKTPGTPRKFYLIQDYEPSFYPASTMFAMTEQTYRLGLYGICNTRSMHDIYAGGYGGTATYFDPAVDRSIFHAQGRPERSADDPVTIFAYARDHFRNCWELVFAALSEIKRRYGDRVRIVAAGAKYLPPSADFIDLGLLDYRATGRLYRDTDIGITLQISRHPSYLPLELMASGVAMVVPDSPWFRWLFQPGENARTTMMTYDEVVAGLDELVRDAETRRRIAAAGVATIDAEHSDWDAALDGIYEFLCDPESNAVPTAAPPWIAP; translated from the coding sequence ATGAACGCATGGATGAGCGGCGCACGTCGCACGCTCGGCCGCCTGCTTCCCCCGCAGTCGCGTCCCGGTAAGGCGCTCCGTGCCGGCAAAGAAGCCGCACGGACCTTCCGATCCGAGCTGCGACCGCCGGCAGCGCTGCCGGGCCGGGTCGGGCCCGGGCTGACCGACTACGACGAGTGGCGCGCCCAACAGCCCCCGCTCGACCCGCTGCCCGCGGGAGCGACGACCACCTTCCTGGTGGTCGTCGAGACCACGGGCGCCGACGACGAGCAGGAGTCGGCGCGCGTGCAGACGACGCTCGACAGCCTGACCGCGCAGGTCGCGGTCGAGCCGCGTCCGCTCGTCCTGCGCACCGGGACCCCGCTGCGTGAGCTGCTGCCCGACGTGGAGGAGGACTTCGTCCTCTTCCTCAAGGCGGGATCGGTGCTCGATCCGCATGCGCTCGAGCAGGTCGCCAAGGAGCACCGGGTCGACCCCGTGCGCCGCGTGATCGCCTTCGACTCGGATCGCCTCGCCGCCGACGGCAAGCGCGTGTCCCCGCTGTTCCGGCCGGTGTGGTCGCCGGAGATCATGCTGGGCGCCAACTACCTGGGCCGCGCGTTCGCCATCCGCGTCCCCGACGCCGGGGCCGTCACGGGCGTGACCCTCGACGATCACGGGATCTGGCGCCTCCTGCTGCACTCGGAGCTGACCGACGCCTCCGTCGGGCGGGTGCCGCACGTGCTGCTGTCCGTGCCCGACGACCCGAGCGCCCCCGCCACCGCGGAGGACGCCGCCATGCTGGCCCGCGCGCTGCGCGACCGGGGCGAGGACGCGACGGCCGAGGTGAGCAACGGCGTGGTCCGCGTGCGCTTCCAGCCCGAGCGCTGGCCGTCCGTCTCCATCGTCGTGCCCACCCGGCACAGCCGAGCGAACCTCGAGCGACTGCTCCCGAGCCTGGCGCAGACCGACTATCCGGAGTTCGACGTCACCGTCGTGGACAACGGCGGCGAGACCGAGGAGAACGAGGCCTGGTACGCGTCGCTCGACCCCGGCATCCCGCTGCGCCACGTCTGGTGGCACGAGGAGCCGTTCAACTACTCGCGCGTGAACACCGTGACGGCCCGGGGGACCGCGGGGGAGGTCCTGGTGTTCCTCAACGACGACACCGAGGTCGCGGACGCCGGCTGGCTGCGCGAACTGGTCGGGATGCTGCACCGCGAGGGCGTCGGCACCGTCGGGTTCCAGCACCGCACCGCCGACGGACGTGTGCAGCACGGCGGGGTCATGATCGGGCCGGGCGGATTCGCCGCGAACCTCTTCGCCGGGATGGACCCCGAGGCCGACACCCTGATCGGACCGGTGCGCTGGTACCGGAACACGCTGGCGGTGACGGCGGCCTGCGTCGGCATCCGGCGCGACCTCTTCGAGGAGGTCGGCGGGTTCGACGAGCGCTTCCAGCTCACCGGCAGCGACGTCGTCCTGGGCCTCGACCAGGTCATCCGCGGGCGCCGGAACGTCGTCATCCCCTTCGACGCGGTCCGGCACTTCGAGTCGCTGACGCGTGGCGGGACCGCTCCGCGAGCCGACTCCTTCGCCAGCTACTGGCGCTACCAGCCGTGGCTGGCGAGCGGAGACCCCTATATCTCGCCGAACGTGTGCCGCCTGGTGGAAGTGCCCCGGTTCGCGGCGAAGGACGACCCGCCGCCCCTCCAGCTGACCATGGCGGGTCTCGGCCGGCCGTGGAAGTCGGACGCGCAGCAGTCCACCATCTCCGAGGACGCGACGGCCCTGCTGCCGCTCGCCACCATCACGGCGGAGGAGGTCGCGCACGTCATCGACACGCACCGCACGACCACCGGACGCCGCGAGGTGCGCACCATCAACTGGCTGCTCCCCGGCTTCGACCTGCCGTTCTTCGGCGGGGTCAACACCACCCTGCGGATCGCCGACAAGCTGGCCCGCGAGCACGGCGTCGTCAACCGGTTCCTGGTGAACGGCCACCCGGCGAACGAGTTCTACGAGTCGGCGATCGTGGCGGCGTTCCCCGGCCTCGCCGGTTCCGAGGTGGGCAACTACTACGGCACCGAGGAGGGCCTCGCAGCAGTCCCGCCCGCCGATGCGGCCATCGCGACCTTCTGGCTCACCGCGCGGGATGTGGCCAAGACCCCCGGCACTCCGCGCAAGTTCTACCTGATCCAGGACTACGAGCCGTCGTTCTACCCGGCGAGCACGATGTTCGCGATGACCGAGCAGACGTATCGTCTCGGGCTCTACGGCATCTGCAACACCCGGAGCATGCACGACATCTATGCGGGCGGCTACGGCGGGACGGCGACCTACTTCGACCCGGCCGTCGACCGCAGCATCTTCCACGCGCAGGGGCGGCCGGAGCGTTCGGCCGATGATCCGGTGACGATCTTCGCCTACGCACGCGACCACTTCCGCAACTGCTGGGAGCTCGTCTTCGCCGCGTTGAGCGAGATCAAGCGGCGCTACGGCGACCGGGTGCGCATCGTCGCGGCCGGGGCCAAGTACCTGCCGCCCTCCGCCGACTTCATCGACCTCGGGCTGCTCGACTACCGGGCCACCGGGAGGCTGTACCGCGACACCGACATCGGCATCACGCTGCAGATCTCACGGCACCCGTCGTACCTCCCGCTCGAGCTGATGGCGAGCGGGGTGGCGATGGTCGTGCCGGACTCGCCGTGGTTCCGCTGGCTGTTCCAGCCGGGCGAGAACGCGCGGACGACGATGATGACCTACGACGAGGTCGTCGCCGGGCTCGACGAGCTCGTCCGGGATGCCGAGACGCGCCGGCGCATCGCCGCGGCGGGTGTCGCCACCATCGACGCGGAGCACTCCGACTGGGATGCGGCGCTCGACGGGATCTACGAGTTCCTGTGCGACCCCGAGTCGAACGCAGTCCCTACGGCGGCTCCGCCCTGGATCGCTCCCTGA
- a CDS encoding glycosyltransferase family 2 protein: MTLMVRDEADIVGAMIDHHLAQGVDVIIVTDNGSVDGTAELLEGYAADGRIVLHHDPVHRKQQAVTVTRMAREAATEHGADWVINADADEFWLPRADGLTLKDAFSGIPKRIQAFDVPVHDMIGPAALAGTGLQRLIYRDLRSTEALHRVGLKAHATHDAVHIGDPGVEVVQGNHFVSLENRGPVPEGSEVEVLHFPWRSWDQYSRKVRNAGTAYENSDLTPSPNHHGMRDYRRLLAGVLYPLYLCRHPDAAELAAGLESGEYVLDTRIADRVSSPVADTPIDAVSEPVDRAVGLALAELDSRLASALDDTARAHAELHAAREENRALHEELGMLRSRRVVRLADGAARLVRGGRG, from the coding sequence ATGACCCTGATGGTCCGCGACGAGGCCGACATCGTCGGCGCGATGATCGATCACCATCTGGCGCAGGGCGTCGACGTCATCATCGTCACCGACAACGGCTCCGTCGACGGCACCGCCGAACTGCTCGAGGGCTACGCCGCCGACGGCCGGATCGTGCTGCACCACGACCCCGTCCACCGCAAGCAGCAGGCCGTCACCGTCACCCGGATGGCACGCGAGGCGGCGACGGAGCACGGCGCCGACTGGGTGATCAACGCCGACGCCGACGAGTTCTGGCTCCCCCGCGCGGACGGCCTGACCCTGAAGGATGCCTTCAGCGGCATCCCGAAGCGCATCCAAGCCTTCGACGTCCCCGTGCACGACATGATCGGACCGGCCGCTCTCGCCGGCACCGGCCTGCAGCGCCTGATCTACCGCGACCTGCGCTCGACGGAGGCCCTGCACCGCGTCGGCCTGAAGGCCCACGCCACGCACGACGCCGTGCACATCGGCGATCCCGGCGTGGAGGTGGTGCAGGGCAACCACTTCGTCAGCCTGGAGAACCGCGGACCGGTGCCCGAGGGCTCCGAGGTCGAGGTGCTCCACTTCCCCTGGCGCTCGTGGGACCAGTACAGCCGGAAGGTCCGCAACGCCGGCACCGCGTACGAGAACTCCGACCTGACGCCGAGCCCGAACCACCACGGGATGCGCGACTACCGCCGCCTGCTGGCGGGAGTGCTCTATCCCCTCTATCTGTGCCGGCACCCCGACGCGGCCGAGCTCGCCGCCGGTCTCGAGAGCGGCGAGTACGTGCTGGACACCCGGATCGCCGACCGCGTGTCCTCCCCGGTGGCGGACACCCCGATCGACGCCGTGAGCGAGCCGGTGGACCGGGCCGTCGGGCTCGCCCTCGCCGAGCTCGACAGCCGCCTGGCCTCGGCCCTCGACGACACCGCCCGCGCCCACGCCGAGCTGCACGCCGCCCGCGAGGAGAACCGGGCGCTCCACGAGGAGCTCGGGATGCTGCGGAGCCGCCGCGTCGTCCGCCTCGCCGACGGCGCCGCGCGCCTGGTGCGCGGCGGTCGCGGCTGA